CTCTTGCGGGCATGGCTGGCCGCGACCCTCGGCGAAGTTCTCGCGGCCGATGGCCGCCGAGACGATGCCCTACGCGCCTTCGACCAAGCCGACGAGCTGCTGCCCGCCGACCCGCGCGACCCCGCGTTGCCGTTTGTGTTCCTCGGCGGGACACATCTGGCCCGCTGGCGCGGTAGTGCTATCGCTCGACTCGGCGAGCCGGACGCCATCACCCAACTGACCGACGCCCTTGACGGACACCCCGCAACATTCAGCCGTGCCCGCGCGAGCCTGCTCGTCGATCTAGCCCACGCCCACGGCGCAACCGGCGACCGGGACGCCGCACTGAGCTACGCCGGACAAGCCCGCCGCCTTGCCGCACAGATCTCCTCCGAACGACAAAAGCGGCGACTCAAGCGGCTCACTCTCCCCGGAACGTCAATCCTCGGCGCGTGAAGCCAAGAAGTACATCAACGCCACCAACGTCCCCGAACCGAGCAACTTCCGCTCCTTCGCAAGCTTGGTAGCCCGCTTCAACGACACCCACTCAACCGTTCCGGCTTCCTCGGTATCGGTCGGTTCGCCGATGCGTTCGGCGCCGCGCCAGTGATAGACGTCCATCTGCGAGGTCACCATGCCGGGGATGGGCTCGAAGCTGATCAAGTGCTCCGGCTCTCCGGTCGGAAGCCACCCGCACTCTTCCCCCGCCTCACGAGCTGCCGTCGCGGCCGACTCGTCATCACCGTCGATGATGCCGCCGGGCAGCTCATAGCCCCACTCGTCGGTGGCGAACCGGTACCGCCACAGCATCAACACCTCGTCACGATCGTTGGTGATCAGAGCAACCGCGACTCGGCTAAGATGCACAACGTGATGCTCCCAACGTTTTCCATTCGGAGCTTCGACATCCGCAAGCCCCAACCTGATCCAACGATTGGAATAGACAGCTCTTTCCCCGAGCACGACCCATGTTCCAAGATTCGAGGCACTATCCATGATGGGATGGTAGCCCATCCCACCATTCAATGCCAACGAAAATCGAAAATCACAATGAGTGAAGGTAGAACACATTGGAAATTGAATGGAATTCAAGAATCGGCTCATTCGCCCCGAAGCCCGCTAGTACGACGAAACGGCACCATAAGAAAGTCGAAATTCCCATCAGCGACATTCGAGAAATGACACTACAGCAAATAATAAGCTCGCTGAATGATGCAACAAACAATACTCACCTAGTTCTGTCAGCTAAGCTAAAGCAAGACGGCGACCTCCAGATTGATACCATTGAACTCGAGATAGATACAAAAAAACAAAAGGTCGAGATTAATTTCAGCATCAAGCAAACCTGGAGTGCATCAGCTGACCGGCTCGCGAAGGAAGCTGAACCCTTCCTGTTCCCCTACGGCATTACAATCACAAAGTACTACCTATTCAGTGAAGACATAGGACTTATCGACCCAAGCGGCTCCACCCTGTACCTATATCTAGCAA
This Actinoalloteichus hymeniacidonis DNA region includes the following protein-coding sequences:
- a CDS encoding NUDIX hydrolase, which translates into the protein MDSASNLGTWVVLGERAVYSNRWIRLGLADVEAPNGKRWEHHVVHLSRVAVALITNDRDEVLMLWRYRFATDEWGYELPGGIIDGDDESAATAAREAGEECGWLPTGEPEHLISFEPIPGMVTSQMDVYHWRGAERIGEPTDTEEAGTVEWVSLKRATKLAKERKLLGSGTLVALMYFLASRAED